A genomic segment from Barrientosiimonas humi encodes:
- a CDS encoding FhaA domain-containing protein: MGLFDKLERRLERTVNGAFAKAFRAEVQPVEIASAMRRAMDNRASSISKNQRPIVPNVFDVELSQGDFERLTAYREELSDELIASALEHVDTQRYTAGGPVAVTFSENTELETGVFHIRSSTAKNVENLEPVRPAERDEPESAQQGGDQQAYDYGGYPDPGATQRGGDPSQWPTDSADQRPEPQAGPDAPTSAAPLAPHAQPTQHAQPDAYPQPGAYAQPTQQSHPGQPGAHAQPTQQAQPPAAAPKPPPPPRPKKQRPWLDIDGERYPLLSAMTIIGRDDSADVILDDPGISRQHSEIRVTYDGPHLVATLRDLGSTNGTYVNGDPVSRARLIDGDRITVGRTTFTIHMGGRR, translated from the coding sequence ATGGGACTGTTCGACAAGCTGGAGCGCCGACTCGAGCGCACCGTCAACGGCGCGTTCGCCAAGGCCTTCCGCGCCGAGGTCCAACCGGTCGAGATCGCGAGCGCCATGCGCCGCGCCATGGACAACCGCGCCAGCAGCATCAGCAAGAACCAGCGGCCGATCGTGCCCAACGTGTTCGACGTCGAGCTCAGCCAGGGCGACTTCGAGCGGCTCACCGCCTATCGCGAGGAGCTGTCCGACGAGCTCATCGCCTCCGCGCTCGAGCACGTCGACACCCAGCGCTACACCGCGGGCGGCCCGGTCGCCGTGACCTTCTCGGAGAACACCGAGCTCGAGACCGGCGTCTTCCACATCCGCTCCTCGACCGCCAAGAACGTCGAGAACCTCGAGCCCGTGCGGCCCGCCGAGCGCGACGAGCCCGAGTCGGCGCAGCAGGGCGGCGACCAGCAGGCGTACGACTACGGCGGCTACCCCGACCCCGGCGCCACCCAGCGCGGCGGCGACCCCAGCCAGTGGCCCACCGACAGCGCTGACCAGCGGCCCGAGCCGCAGGCCGGCCCCGACGCCCCCACCTCGGCCGCGCCGCTCGCCCCGCACGCCCAGCCCACGCAGCACGCCCAGCCGGACGCGTACCCCCAGCCAGGCGCGTACGCCCAGCCCACCCAGCAGAGCCACCCCGGCCAGCCCGGCGCGCACGCCCAGCCCACCCAGCAGGCGCAGCCGCCGGCCGCGGCACCCAAGCCGCCCCCGCCGCCGCGCCCCAAGAAGCAGCGCCCCTGGCTCGACATCGACGGCGAGCGTTACCCGCTGCTGTCGGCCATGACGATCATCGGCCGCGACGACAGCGCCGACGTGATCCTCGACGACCCCGGGATCTCCCGGCAGCACAGCGAGATCCGGGTGACCTACGACGGGCCGCACCTGGTCGCGACGCTGCGCGACCTCGGATCCACCAACGGCACGTACGTCAACGGTGACCCGGTCTCGCGCGCGCGGCTCATCGACGGCGACCGCATCACGGTCGGCCGCACCACGTTCACGATCCACATGGGAGGGCGCCGGTGA
- a CDS encoding YbaK/EbsC family protein encodes MPTARGNLSWQPLKDHLDLVAQPVADAADLVPDAQVATIDEQLADTAEFCAEYDVALESSANCVVVTARRGDRTTHAALMVRGTDRADVNKTVRKHLDARKITFADQGYVEEATGMRSGGITPIGLPSDWPLLVDSAVATGGLMVVGAGVRSAKVLIDGAALAELPGAEVLGLVVR; translated from the coding sequence ATGCCCACTGCACGCGGGAACCTCTCCTGGCAGCCCCTGAAGGACCACCTCGACCTCGTCGCGCAGCCGGTGGCCGACGCCGCCGACCTCGTGCCCGACGCCCAGGTCGCCACCATCGACGAGCAGCTCGCCGACACCGCCGAGTTCTGCGCGGAGTACGACGTCGCGCTGGAGTCGTCGGCCAACTGCGTCGTCGTGACCGCCCGGCGCGGCGACCGCACGACGCATGCCGCCCTCATGGTGCGCGGCACCGACCGCGCCGACGTGAACAAGACGGTGCGCAAGCACCTGGACGCCCGCAAGATCACCTTCGCCGACCAGGGGTATGTGGAGGAGGCCACCGGCATGCGCTCCGGCGGCATCACCCCGATCGGGCTGCCGAGCGACTGGCCGCTGCTGGTGGACAGCGCGGTAGCTACCGGCGGGCTGATGGTCGTGGGTGCCGGGGTGCGCTCGGCGAAGGTGCTGATCGACGGTGCCGCCCTCGCCGAGCTGCCGGGGGCGGAGGTGCTGGGGCTGGTGGTGCGGTGA